AAGCCTTGAGCTTTACCACAGGCCGCTCGAACTGAGCCTCCACCTCTTTCATCTTCCCGGGAATGTCGATTTGCTGGGGGCACTTTTCCACACATTTCCCGCAGCTGACACAAAGTGAGGCGGATGATCTCTCCCCGAGGATGCCCATCTGGTACAGGAGATACCTGTGTTTGGCGCTGCTATCATTATGTCCGAATATTTCACCGCTGTTATACAGGTCAAAACATCCGGGAATATCGACTCCCACAGGACATGGCATGCAATAATTGCAACCTGTACAGGGAATGGTCACTAATTCTTTGTACTTTTTTGCAGCCCTTCGGACAGTATTGAGTTCATCCTCGGTCAGTGAGTCAGGAAAGGCTTCAGATGCCGTCCGGATATTCTCATCAAGCTGTGAGATATCGCTCATCCCTGAGAGGACCACAGTAACCTCAGGATGGTTCCATATCCAGCGTAGTCCCCATTCTGCAGGATTTCTCTTGATAGTCGCCTCATCCCAGATTCTTTCTACCTCGGGCGGAATGTTTGTGGCAAGGCTTCCTCCGCGCAGGGGTTCCATTACGATGACTCCGATATCTTTTTCAGCAGCGTATTTCAGGCCTTCTGTTCCTGCCTGGTGATTTTCGTCAAGGTAGTTGTATTGTATCAGGCAGATGTCCCAGTCATAGGAATCCACAATCTCTTTGAAAACCTCTGTGTTGTCATGGAAGGAAAAACCGGCATTTCTAATGCGACCGTCTTTCTTTGCCGCATCAACGAATTCCAGCACTCCTTTGTCTTTAATCTCTCTCCATCCACTGGCTGTCAGTGAATGGATAAGATAGTAGTCAATGTTATCGGTACGCAGTCTCTCCAGCTGCAATTCAAGGAACCTGTCCATATCCTGCCGGCTGCTGACAAGCCAGTGAGGCATTTTTGTGGCAATCCTGACCTTCTCCCTGTAACCGTCTGCCAGAGCGTCTCCAAGGAATTTTTCACTTTCCTCACCGTGGTAGGTCCATGCAGTATCGATATAGTTTACCCCGTTATCGATGGCATGACGGATCAGAGTGGTGGCCTTCTCGTGATCGATACCACTATTCTTTTCTGGAAGCCTCATGGCCCCGAAGCCAAGTATTGAAAGTTTATCCCCGCTTTTTGGCACTTCCCTGTAGAGCATTTAATCTTTCTCCAGGTATATTGTATTCGACTGATCGTTCAAATATTATGCTTCGAGGCATATAGGGATTATCAATTTGTCTTGAATTATTAGCTTTATAGGTCAGGAGGTAATCTCCAAAGATACAATGATGCGATCGATCCGTAAGGAGAATAGCGTTTCCTGTACTTTTCAAACTGCTCTTTTGTCAGTGTTTTCAGTCCATATAATCTCATCATTCCCTGACGGATGCCAAGATCACTCCAACTGACCACATCAGGACGCTCCATTGAAAAGATCAGGACCATCTCCGCTGTCCAGACACCTATACCTCTCAGTGCTGAAAGGCGTCTGATAACTTCCTCGTCAGAAAGGTTACGTAATTCCGACAGATTCAGCTCTCCCTGCATCTCAGCCATAGCAATTTCTTTGATGGATATTGCTTTACGTGCTGACAAGCCGCAGTTTTGGATTTCTTCAATTGTTGCAGAAGAAATTCTTTCCGGGCTGATCTCCTTGAAATGTCCAAGCATTCTATTCCAGATCGAGGTAGCTGCTTTGATGGATATCTGCTGGAACACTATGCTTCTTACAAGCCCTGCGAATATGTCTGGTATCACTTCGAATTGCAACATCCCGATACGCCCGATTACAGAACCAAGTGCTTTGTCCCTTTCTTTTAGATACTTCAGCTCCTTTTGCCCGTACCTGAAAATATGCATGTTACTTTCCTTGTGAGTTGTTGTTCCGGCATCTTAAAAAAAGTATCTTGCTTATTTTCGCATAGAAAATCTAATCCGAATACTTCCGGTTGATACTTATCTTTCTATTTAAGACAGCAGTTTCCTGTAGTATGCAACATTTATTTCCTCCCCACACCCTTAAAGAACATATAATTGAATGTCCCGTACTCCCCTGCCGTCCTGTGCAGATCCTCAATTCCCCTGTCAAATGTCTCCACATCAATGATTCCCATCTCGATAGCACTCTCCCTGACACCTTCAACCATAGGGATTATGGTCCTTCTAACAAAACCTTCCTCCATATGAGGCCTGCTGGAATCACTATAGACCATGCGGGGTGAGACTCTAATATCTGAAAACCCTGCTTTTTTGAGAAGCGGATAGACCTGCCTACCAATGAGTGAATCTCCGCCGAGCCTTGCCTGCACCTCGATAAGGCTGTTCCAGGCCTTTACCGCATCCTCGGTCTCAGGGTGGAAGAAACATGAGCCGTGGTCGCCTTCGATAACTGTGATTGTCCCTCCCTTTTTGAGTACTCGACGCAGGCTTGCCAGTGCTTTGACAGGCTCCTTGAGGTGTTCGAGTACGAAGCAGACGAAAACATGGTCGAAACTCTCATCCTCGAAGGGCAGATCGAAGATGTTTTCCACGCGGAACTCCACGTTTGTGACTCCATCTCTGGCGGCACGTTCTTTTGCAA
The window above is part of the Methanolobus zinderi genome. Proteins encoded here:
- a CDS encoding DNA-3-methyladenine glycosylase family protein — protein: MHIFRYGQKELKYLKERDKALGSVIGRIGMLQFEVIPDIFAGLVRSIVFQQISIKAATSIWNRMLGHFKEISPERISSATIEEIQNCGLSARKAISIKEIAMAEMQGELNLSELRNLSDEEVIRRLSALRGIGVWTAEMVLIFSMERPDVVSWSDLGIRQGMMRLYGLKTLTKEQFEKYRKRYSPYGSIASLYLWRLPPDL
- a CDS encoding methyltransferase domain-containing protein, with protein sequence MPSLKSHDYVHGYSERESARLNDQANTLEELLHSDTKYSPGSAVLEAGCGIGAQTVILSKNSPKAKITSIDISEESLNLAKERAARDGVTNVEFRVENIFDLPFEDESFDHVFVCFVLEHLKEPVKALASLRRVLKKGGTITVIEGDHGSCFFHPETEDAVKAWNSLIEVQARLGGDSLIGRQVYPLLKKAGFSDIRVSPRMVYSDSSRPHMEEGFVRRTIIPMVEGVRESAIEMGIIDVETFDRGIEDLHRTAGEYGTFNYMFFKGVGRK
- a CDS encoding aldo/keto reductase, translating into MLYREVPKSGDKLSILGFGAMRLPEKNSGIDHEKATTLIRHAIDNGVNYIDTAWTYHGEESEKFLGDALADGYREKVRIATKMPHWLVSSRQDMDRFLELQLERLRTDNIDYYLIHSLTASGWREIKDKGVLEFVDAAKKDGRIRNAGFSFHDNTEVFKEIVDSYDWDICLIQYNYLDENHQAGTEGLKYAAEKDIGVIVMEPLRGGSLATNIPPEVERIWDEATIKRNPAEWGLRWIWNHPEVTVVLSGMSDISQLDENIRTASEAFPDSLTEDELNTVRRAAKKYKELVTIPCTGCNYCMPCPVGVDIPGCFDLYNSGEIFGHNDSSAKHRYLLYQMGILGERSSASLCVSCGKCVEKCPQQIDIPGKMKEVEAQFERPVVKLKASAMRRILPVFRRVGFLKYR